In Acinonyx jubatus isolate Ajub_Pintada_27869175 chromosome A3, VMU_Ajub_asm_v1.0, whole genome shotgun sequence, a genomic segment contains:
- the GDF7 gene encoding growth/differentiation factor 7 gives MDLSAAAALCLWLLSACRPRDGLEAAAVLRAAGAGPVGSPGGDGGSGSSGRTLAPAAGVSAAPAAAAPGVRAARRAAGSGFRNGSVVPHQFMMSLYRNLAGRAPAGAAAASTSGSGRHGRADTITGFADQANQDESAAETGQSFLFDVSSLPDADEVVGAELRVLRRESPELGPGSATPLPLLLLSTCPGAARAPRLLHSRAAEPLAGARWEVFDVADAVQRHRQEPHATRAFCLLLRSVAGPSQGPLALRLLGFGSRGRDGAAAEERALLVVSSRTQRKGSLFREIRAQARALGAALAAEPPRDPGPGTGSPTAVISGRRRRRTALAGARATQGSGGGGGAGRGHGRRGRTRCSRRPLHVDFKELGWDDWIIAPLDYEAYHCEGVCDFPLRSHLEPTNHAIIQTLLNSMAPDAAPASCCVPARLSPISILYIDAANNVVYKQYEDMVVEACGCR, from the exons ATGGACCTGAGCGCGGCCGCCGCGCTGTGCCTCTGGCTGCTGAGCGCCTGCCGCCCCCGCGACGGGCTCGAAGCGGCCGCCGTGCTGCGAGCGGCGGGGGCAGGGCCGGTCGGGAGTCCGGGGGGCGAcggcggcagcggcagcagcggGCGGACTCTCGCCCCGGCTGCGGGCGTCTCCGCTGCCCCGGCCGCCGCGGCTCCCGGAGTCCGCGCCGCGCGCCGCGCCGCCGGCTCCGGCTTCAGGAACGGCTCGGTGGTGCCGCACCAGTTCATGATGTCGCTTTACCGGAACCTGGCCGGGAGGGCTCCGGCCGGGGCAGCCGCCGCCTCCACCTCGGGCTCTGGCCGCCACGGCCGCGCGGACACGATCACCGGCTTCGCAGACCAGGCGAACCAAG ACGAATCCGCAGCCGAGACCGGCCAGAGCTTCCTGTTCGACGTGTCCAGCCTTCCCGACGCCGACGAGGTGGTGGGAGCCGAGCTGCGCGTGCTGCGCCGCGAGTCCCCGGAGCTGGGCCCCGGCAGCGCGACTCCCCTGCCGCTGCTCCTGCTGTCTACGTGCCCCGGCGCCGCCCGAGCGCCCCGCCTGCTGCACTCGCGGGCCGCCGAGCCCCTGGCCGGAGCGCGCTGGGAGGTGTTCGACGTGGCGGACGCAGTTCAGCGCCACCGCCAGGAGCCGCACGCCACCCGCGCGTTCTGCCTCTTGCTGCGCTCAGTGGCCGGGCCCTCGCAGGGCCCGTTGGCACTGCGGTTGCTGGGCTTTGGCTCCCGGGGCAGGGACGGCGCGGCGGCCGAAGAGCGCGCTCTGCTCGTGGTTTCCTCCCGCACGCAGAGGAAGGGGAGCCTGTTCCGGGAGATCCGCGCCCAGGCCCGCGCGCTCGGGGCCGCGCTGGCGGCGGAGCCGCCGCGGGACCCGGGACCCGGCACCGGGTCGCCGACAGCGGTCATCAGCGGTCGCAGGCGGCGGCGGACGGCGCTGGCCGGGGCGCGGGCGACGCAGGgcagcggcgggggcgggggcgcgggccgGGGCCACGGGCGAAGGGGCCGGACCCGCTGTAGCCGCAGGCCGCTGCACGTGGACTTCAAGGAGCTGGGCTGGGACGACTGGATCATCGCGCCGCTGGACTACGAGGCGTACCACTGCGAGGGCGTTTGCGACTTCCCGCTGCGCTCCCACCTAGAGCCCACCAACCACGCCATCATTCAGACGCTGCTCAACTCCATGGCGCCGGACGCGGCGCCGGCCTCCTGCTGCGTGCCCGCGCGCCTCAGCCCCATCAGCATCCTCTATATCGACGCCGCCAACAACGTGGTCTACAAGCAGTACGAGGACATGGTGGTGGAGGCGTGCGGCTGCAGGTAG